The stretch of DNA TTTTGAATATAATCCAGATGGTCGATGATTCCTTGCAGGTCACCGCCGTGACGGCCACTTGGATCCTGTCTGTTTGCCTTTTCGGTCATCCCGGCTATGTCATCATTTCCCGGATTACCATTGGCATAACGATCGGGCATGATAAGATAAATGACATCCGACTGGTCAAAGCCTTTTCGCTGCGATGATCCGGTTTTTCGCTCCTTTATTTCATAAACATGGTGGAGAATGGATTTTCCATCTTTATAAAATTCAATATCAAAGGTACCTGCCCGGCATTCCTCTTTGATAAGGAGATCAATGAAAAGATAGTTGAGATTCTCAGTGCGATGGGTTTGTGCCAGCAATACACCTGGATATGAGATAAATGGTTCAGTCAGTGCAATATCATTTCCATAAACCAGCAGTTGTAACTCTGGATATTTCATACCTGTCCACCAGAATGGGGGTTCCACCCTGCCGATAGATATGTCCTGCGATCGTGACCATGCAAAAGGAATGAAAAACAGAAATAAAAATAGCACTGGAGTCCTGATAATACTAATCATCCTAGCTTTCATTTTGAAGACCATTGTGTTCTGGTTCAACATGTACATGAACTTCAGCTCTTTTAACTGCAACTTTGATTTCCTCTTCAATTTTGTCGGAAATTATATGTGCCTGTTCAATGTTCAGGTCAGGGGCGACATGTATGGACACTTCGATAAATATCTGGGCACCGGCTTCTCTTACCCTGAGATCATGATAGTGAATGATTTCAGGGACGCTGAAGAGTATTTTTTCTATTTTCATCGTCGCATCACCTGGTGCTTTATCCAGCAGTACATCAATTGATTTTTTGCCCAGACGGAACGAAACAGAAATAACAATGATGGCTACTCCCAGGGCGGCGAGAGAGTCAGCGATGAAAAAACCAAAATTGGCGCATATCAGCCCTAATAGCACAACCAATGAGCTCCAGATATCTGTGGAAAAATGCAGAGCATCGGCTTTCAGTGCCTGGCTGTTATGTTTTTTTGCAGCCTTGTTCAAGGCTCTGGAGCGTGATACATCAATAATAATTGACGAAACGACTACCACGTAGCTCCAGATATTCACATCAATTTCTACTTCTCCGGTCGTCAACCGGTGTACAGCTTCATATATTATCCAGACACACGTGACTAATAAAAGCAGAGTTTCAGCTAAAGCTGACACATTTTCGATTTTTCCATGTCCATAGTGATGATCGAAATCGCCAGGTTTATCCGAAACCCTTACAGCAAAAAAAGTAATGGCCGCAGCCACCATATCCAATCCTGAATGTAAAGCTTCGGAGAGAATTCCGAGGCTTCCTGTCACCAATCCTACAACAAGCTTAAAGCTGGTCAGAAAAATCGCAGCGAAAAGCGATAGTAATGCAACTTTCTTTTTCTCCTTGACTGCCTGGTTTTTCATTTAGTACAAATCAGGTATCTCATATAAGCCGACAAAGATATGAGTTTTGATAAATTCCAATCAAAATCATGATTATTGCCTGATCAATATTTTTCCCCATTTGGGATAAAGGGTCAGGCTGAGCTTTTGTCCTGTAATGATGACCGTTGCATTATCATTCAGCACATCCACGAACTTACCTTCAAAACCAGTGGGAATTTCTATTATTCTCCTTTTATTATTATTGTTCAGGAAAATGATTGCCTGTTGTCCTTCATAATTTCTGGAAAATGCATATATCTCGTCCGGATCATTAATATATATGGTCTGAAAGTCGCCAAGTTGTAACACTTTATAAGTGTTTCTGATACCGGTCATTCGTTTATAATGGTTAAACACGAATCTTTCGATATTCACAGCATCGGTTTGGTGGCTTTTTCTGCCATCAGGGAGGAAAGAGGCGCTGTCGAAAGACATGTTGTCCCATATCATTGGTTTCCGGCAGCAGGGATCATTGGCACCCCACATCCCAACTTCATCACCATAATAAATCATTGGCGCTCCGGGGTATGTCATCTGAAAAATAATCATTAGTTTGAGGATAGTATACGCATCATTATCAGGCTTACGCGTATTATACCAGGGATTCTTTGCCTTGGATTTATTGAAATAATGTTTTTTTTCGAGAAAGCTTTCAATACGGGTATTGGTTATCCGTGATGAGGGCCTGTCAGTGTCGTGGCTTCCAAGAAGGTTTTGCATGACGAGATTGACATCACCGGTAAAGGCTTCCCTGTGAGCTTTGAGAAGGCTGTCGAACCTGCTCACCGAACACTGGTACCTACCCTTGATGAAATATTCGCTGGTGATAAACATGAAATTGTAATTCATCACTGCATCGAACTGATCTCCCTGTAAATAGGGCCTAATAGCCTGCGTCGAGTCAATGATCTCACCAGTCAGGTATGCTTCAGGATTTATGGATTTGACAAATGTCCTGAAATCCTGCCAGAAGCGGTGATGGATTTCGGCGGCGACATCCAGCCGCCACCCGTCGATTCCTTTTGATAAATCCTTATTGTCACCGGGATCCATCCATCGTTTCACTGAAGCAAAAATGTATTTTTTTGGACCTTCTGCAAGTCCTTTTTTAGTCTCTCTCAATATCGGCATATCTTTGACACCCCACCAGCCTTCATAATCAAACCGGGTTCCCATTGCAGGATCATCAAATGATTTAATGACGAACCAATCCTTGAAACGTGAATTCTGCTGGTTTTTCAGTACATCCTGAAATGCAAAGCTATTAATGCCCATATGGTTGAATACGCCGTCGAGGATGATTTTCATTCCGCGTTGATGAACCTCACGGATGAGCTTAAGCATGAGGGAGTCAGCCGATGTCCATTTCCACGTTGAAGGATCGTCGGGGATCTCGGATGCAATCAGTTTTCTATCACCCTCAGGATTTGGTCCGAAGTTAGGATCGATATGGTGGTAACAGGCTGCATCGTATTTATGGTATGAAGGCGCCATAAAAACAGGATTGAGATAAATGGCCCCGATGCCAAGTTGTTTCAGATAATCGAGTTTATCAAGGATGCCCTGCAGGTCGCCGCCATATCTCCGCCGTGTGATGTTATACCATATATCTTTCCCGTTTTCTTTTTCATAGGGCTGCAGCTCGTACCAGTCTGATGTCCAGGGATGCACCTGCCATGGCAGTACTGTATCGTGGGGCCACGCTCCCAGGATATCACTATATGTCGGATCATTTGTCGTATCCCCATTGCAGAAACGCTCCGGGAACACCTGGTACCATACAACTTCTTTCGCCCACTGCGGAACATCCGACGTTCTATCTGCCGTCATAACACTGCAACTTAAAAATACGATGATGAAAAGTGCCAGGATCAGATTGAAGACTAATGATTTCATAGAAGATATAAAAACAACACCAATGAAGTGATTTTTTCGGCAAATATAATGTTATAATTTAACCCCATTTTAAACATTCTATATCATCTTCTCCAACCTGAACTTCACCTTCAGAATCTGTCCATTGCTGTCAATTTTTAATTTAACCATCCTTCCTGGCTTTGAACGAAGAGTATGGTTGATCTCATTGAGCGTCAGATCAATGGCACTGATACCGTTTACTGCGAGAATCAGATTACCGTTTTTTATGCCTGCTTTTTCGGCAGGTGACCCGGGCAGTACCGAAATAACCTCAAACTTTTTCAGATCGGTGCCTGAGGCTATCAGCTCGATACCGCTGAGGTTATATTCAAAAGGTTCAATGTAGGTGTAATTTTTCTTCAGGTAAATTTTTTTATTAAAATAATCGAGTATGATATCGAAACGGCTGAGAATTTCTCCTCCGAGTGTTCCTTGTAAGATCGGGTCATCTGTTTTGTCATTGATCTTATAATCAGGTGAAAACGACACTACAACGTCAGTGAGGGTAAAGTTACCCAGACTGAGTTCGTGTATTCTGGTGAAGAAGCCTTCAATATCGCCACCCAGTCCCCTTCCGACTGCAGCATTGATCTTCGCAAAGGGAAGTCGGATATCATTATTTTCAGGTAGTTCGAAAAGGATAGTATGGCTAGCACCAAGATCAACCATTAGTCTGCATGGTATTATGGTATCACCTGTTAAATTAACGCCAGCTGCCAGATAAGGCTTGTTATTTTCGAATTCAACCTTAAGTGCTAAGTATCTTTTGGGTGGCCGGAAGTGCTCCGGAGTGATGAATGTTAACATTTTTGTCGTAAAGTCTATCTTAACGACAAAATGGCGCAGGATATCAAATCCTATTATCCCAAACACATTTATACCAAGATAATTCCTGAGGTTGAGAAAATCCTCTTCAAGGACAAGCATATTCAGGTTCTTTCCTGATATTCCGGGTAAAGTCATATCGATGTTCCCAATAACACAGGCATCGATTTTTTCCCTGCTTCCGATGACAGGTATGCTCACCATGCGGTCGCACGTTACGCCCAGGATATCGCACAACGACCGTTCGGTAAGAATGTTAGTGCTCACACCAGAGTCAAGAATGAACTTGCAGGGCAGGATTCCCTTCAATGTGACCGGAATAATGATCAGGTTATTAAAATTCTCAAAAGGTATATCAGTCCGTTTATGCCCGGAGGTAAGTGTAAATCCAACCTGCTGCGGAGAGGCTGTCTGACTTAAGAATAATACACTGGTTGAAATGATGAGATATTTTGATAATATATTGAAGATCATTTGAATTATAATAATTAGGACATGATAAATATACTAAAGATTTGTAAAGCCCGATAAGGAATCTGTATTTCGGTGAACGCTGCCACCCTTATCCTGAATTTGTTAAAGTATCATAATGCGGTCGTGCCAAAATATGCCATCCTCAAATAATTTGTAACTTTGAATGCACATTTTCAGGATAATTTATGGAACATCACACTCTTTTTGAATCGCTAAGAAGCTATTGGACTGAATTATATCCCGCGATTCCGCTGAACGCATTAAGGGAATTTACCGGTGAACTGGAAACACTGAAAAAGAGCGTGCAATTTGAACCTCTTGAACCACAGTGGTATAAAGATGCGGTAGTATATTCCCTCTACGTCGATCTTTTCAATAAGGATTTTGCTGGATTGATCGAAAAGTTGGATTATCTGAAAAGTCTGGGAGTCAACTGTCTGTGGCTTCTTCCCATTTTGAAATCACCGATGCGGGATGCGGGATTTGATATCTCCGATTACCGCAGCATCAGACCTGATTTGTTGGGATTGCCTCACTCAGCCTCCGATGCGGAAAGGGAACGGGTCTTTATTCATTTTCTCCAACAAGCACATGAGAATGGGATTAAGGTGATTTTTGACATAGCCATTAACCATACCTCCGAAGAGCATCCGTGGTTTATGGAATCGCGCATATCCTCCTTTGGCAGGTATAGGGATTATTATATATGGAATAGTGACGACAAAAAATATTCTGACGCCCGCATTATTTTTAAAGGATTGTGTGCGAGCAATTGGGAAAAATATGGTGATGCCTATTATTTCCACCGTTTTTTTGAATTCCAGCCCGATCTGAACTACCATAATCCTGAAGTCCTGCTTGAAATGTCAAAGAATTTGCTTTTCTGGCTGGCAAAGGGCGTTGATGGTTTCAGGGCTGATGCTATACCATACATTTGGAAAGAAGAAGGCACTGCCTGTGAAAACCTGCACCAGGCACATGTTGTGGTGAAATTTTTTAGGGCTGTGCTGGATTATGTGAGGCCAGATACATTGCTCCTTGCCGAGGCCTGCCAGAAACCAAATGAAGTTGTCAAATACTTTGGCAATGGCGATGAGTGCCATGCAGGTTATCATTTTCCGCTAATGCCTCAGATGTTCAAGGCTCTGGCTATGAACGACAAAAGCCCTGTTGAACTGACACTCAGCCTGGATGTCACACCTGGTATACCGGATAACAGCCAGTGGTTCACTTTTCTCCGGTGCCACGATGAACTTAGTCTGGAACTGGTGTATGTTACTGAAGAAGACCGGAAATTCATTCACGACAGCTATTGCAGGAAGCCGGAATGGGATTTCCGCCTCGGACAGGGTATATCGGCCCGGTTAGCCGAACTGATGGACAGGGATCCACGGAAAATAGGACTGATCTTTTCTGTAATGCTTACCCTGCCTGGCACACCTGTAGTATATTACGGCGATGAATTCGGAAAATTGAACGATGAAAAATATTATTCGGAGATGATTCGTTTGACAGGGAAAAATGATACCCGTTTTCTTGTTAGGGGAATGATCAACTGGAATGAATTGGATGAACAGCTTAATCTGCCTGGCAGCTATTATGCTTCGGTGTATCAACAGATTAAAAATCAGATCAATATACGCAGGAGATTCCGGTGTTTTGGCAGAGGTGTCATTAAATGGGTGAATATCACTGACTCAACCCAAAAACCTACGACAGCAGTGTTATCCTTCATCAGAAGCTACCGGAGTGAAAATATTTATGTTTTAAATAACCTGTCGCCTGAACATTTGACCCTTAAACTGCCGGATGACATGGATATTGCCGCACCTGTTGACCTGCTCGGTGCCAGGGTTGATGTGGATGATCAGCGTAATTTATATCTGTTACCCTATGGCTATTTATGGCTCACTATCAGAGATAACGGCAAGGAATAATGCACACACCTAAATAATGATCACTATGGATTCAGAGCAACTAAAGAACAGGGTGGATATCCTCAGGAAGGTGGAGGTTTTTAAGGATACGCCGGAAGATATCCTGCAGGGAATAGCCGGTGTTCTTAAAGAACATGTTGTAAAGAAAGAGGAGATTATCTTCCGGAAATGTGATGTAGGCCATTCCATGTATATCATCGGGAGTGGTTCGGTGAGGGTGCACGTTGGGGATTATGTCATCACACGCATGGGACAGGGCAGGGTATTCGGAGAATATGCCCTTTTTGACAAGGAGACCCGGTCGGCATCCGTTACTGCCGAAGAAGAAACATGCTTGCTGGAACTTGAACAGTCGGACTTTACGAATTTAATGGCTTCCAACCTCGATATGATAAAAGGGGTTGTTAAAATTGTCGTCAAACGTATCCGTGAAATGAATGAACTGGAAAGAAAACTTGCGCAGAGCTATATAAAAATCCAGAAACAAAATGAAGAGATAGCCAGGCAGAACGAGAGTATCACAGAGCAGAAGAAGGAATTGGAAAAGAAGAATGTGCAGCTCTTACAGCTCAATGAAGAAAAACATCATCTCATCAATGTCCTGGCCCAGGACCTGCGGAATCCCCTCACAAGCAGCCTGTGCCTCGCCGACCTGCTTAAATCACAGACCACAGACCTTTCAAAAGAGCAGGTCAAATCAATCGAAGTGATTCATAAATCCATAAAACGGATCAATCATATTATCAACCAGGTGCTCGACATCAATGAAATTGAGAGCAAAAGCATAAGCCTGAAGCCGGAAGTGACGAATTTGTTAATTCTTCTGAATGAAATCAGTGAGATCTATACTTATGCCCTGGCACAAAAGAATATTCAGTTACATCTTGATGGCAGCGACCTGTTTGTGAAGGTCGATCCGATTTATGCCGCACTGATATTTGAAAATATCCTGTCGAATGCCATAAAATTTTCACCCGACGGTAAAAATATCTATATCAGATTGATAAAAAAAGAGGATATGGCTGTTGTTGAGATTATCGATGAAGGTCCGGGTATAAGTGAGGATGATGTGAAGAAGCTCTTCGGTAAGTACCAGAAACAAAGTTACCAAAGTATAGGACAAGATGAAACACAGGGCATTGGCCTGTCTATAGTAAAAAAATACACCGAGGCCATGAAAGGTAAGATATGGTGCAGCAGTAAACTTGGAAAAGGCGCAACAATTGGTGTTGAATTCAAACTATATCAGCCTTCAATGTCATAAAGAATGTCATAATGTTTTGCAATGTTGGCCATCGGCAGCGAACCTTAAGAAAACTATGACAATATAGGACCATACATGACTGATTACGGATTTGATGCGGTTATTTTTGACCTGGACGGTGTGATCACCCGTACAGCGCTTGTTCATAGTGCTGCATGG from Bacteroidota bacterium encodes:
- a CDS encoding glycoside hydrolase family 13 protein, whose protein sequence is MKSLVFNLILALFIIVFLSCSVMTADRTSDVPQWAKEVVWYQVFPERFCNGDTTNDPTYSDILGAWPHDTVLPWQVHPWTSDWYELQPYEKENGKDIWYNITRRRYGGDLQGILDKLDYLKQLGIGAIYLNPVFMAPSYHKYDAACYHHIDPNFGPNPEGDRKLIASEIPDDPSTWKWTSADSLMLKLIREVHQRGMKIILDGVFNHMGINSFAFQDVLKNQQNSRFKDWFVIKSFDDPAMGTRFDYEGWWGVKDMPILRETKKGLAEGPKKYIFASVKRWMDPGDNKDLSKGIDGWRLDVAAEIHHRFWQDFRTFVKSINPEAYLTGEIIDSTQAIRPYLQGDQFDAVMNYNFMFITSEYFIKGRYQCSVSRFDSLLKAHREAFTGDVNLVMQNLLGSHDTDRPSSRITNTRIESFLEKKHYFNKSKAKNPWYNTRKPDNDAYTILKLMIIFQMTYPGAPMIYYGDEVGMWGANDPCCRKPMIWDNMSFDSASFLPDGRKSHQTDAVNIERFVFNHYKRMTGIRNTYKVLQLGDFQTIYINDPDEIYAFSRNYEGQQAIIFLNNNNKRRIIEIPTGFEGKFVDVLNDNATVIITGQKLSLTLYPKWGKILIRQ
- a CDS encoding ATP-binding protein, with translation MDSEQLKNRVDILRKVEVFKDTPEDILQGIAGVLKEHVVKKEEIIFRKCDVGHSMYIIGSGSVRVHVGDYVITRMGQGRVFGEYALFDKETRSASVTAEEETCLLELEQSDFTNLMASNLDMIKGVVKIVVKRIREMNELERKLAQSYIKIQKQNEEIARQNESITEQKKELEKKNVQLLQLNEEKHHLINVLAQDLRNPLTSSLCLADLLKSQTTDLSKEQVKSIEVIHKSIKRINHIINQVLDINEIESKSISLKPEVTNLLILLNEISEIYTYALAQKNIQLHLDGSDLFVKVDPIYAALIFENILSNAIKFSPDGKNIYIRLIKKEDMAVVEIIDEGPGISEDDVKKLFGKYQKQSYQSIGQDETQGIGLSIVKKYTEAMKGKIWCSSKLGKGATIGVEFKLYQPSMS
- a CDS encoding alpha-amylase family glycosyl hydrolase; this translates as MEHHTLFESLRSYWTELYPAIPLNALREFTGELETLKKSVQFEPLEPQWYKDAVVYSLYVDLFNKDFAGLIEKLDYLKSLGVNCLWLLPILKSPMRDAGFDISDYRSIRPDLLGLPHSASDAERERVFIHFLQQAHENGIKVIFDIAINHTSEEHPWFMESRISSFGRYRDYYIWNSDDKKYSDARIIFKGLCASNWEKYGDAYYFHRFFEFQPDLNYHNPEVLLEMSKNLLFWLAKGVDGFRADAIPYIWKEEGTACENLHQAHVVVKFFRAVLDYVRPDTLLLAEACQKPNEVVKYFGNGDECHAGYHFPLMPQMFKALAMNDKSPVELTLSLDVTPGIPDNSQWFTFLRCHDELSLELVYVTEEDRKFIHDSYCRKPEWDFRLGQGISARLAELMDRDPRKIGLIFSVMLTLPGTPVVYYGDEFGKLNDEKYYSEMIRLTGKNDTRFLVRGMINWNELDEQLNLPGSYYASVYQQIKNQINIRRRFRCFGRGVIKWVNITDSTQKPTTAVLSFIRSYRSENIYVLNNLSPEHLTLKLPDDMDIAAPVDLLGARVDVDDQRNLYLLPYGYLWLTIRDNGKE
- a CDS encoding aspartyl protease family protein — translated: MIFNILSKYLIISTSVLFLSQTASPQQVGFTLTSGHKRTDIPFENFNNLIIIPVTLKGILPCKFILDSGVSTNILTERSLCDILGVTCDRMVSIPVIGSREKIDACVIGNIDMTLPGISGKNLNMLVLEEDFLNLRNYLGINVFGIIGFDILRHFVVKIDFTTKMLTFITPEHFRPPKRYLALKVEFENNKPYLAAGVNLTGDTIIPCRLMVDLGASHTILFELPENNDIRLPFAKINAAVGRGLGGDIEGFFTRIHELSLGNFTLTDVVVSFSPDYKINDKTDDPILQGTLGGEILSRFDIILDYFNKKIYLKKNYTYIEPFEYNLSGIELIASGTDLKKFEVISVLPGSPAEKAGIKNGNLILAVNGISAIDLTLNEINHTLRSKPGRMVKLKIDSNGQILKVKFRLEKMI
- a CDS encoding cation diffusion facilitator family transporter, yielding MKNQAVKEKKKVALLSLFAAIFLTSFKLVVGLVTGSLGILSEALHSGLDMVAAAITFFAVRVSDKPGDFDHHYGHGKIENVSALAETLLLLVTCVWIIYEAVHRLTTGEVEIDVNIWSYVVVVSSIIIDVSRSRALNKAAKKHNSQALKADALHFSTDIWSSLVVLLGLICANFGFFIADSLAALGVAIIVISVSFRLGKKSIDVLLDKAPGDATMKIEKILFSVPEIIHYHDLRVREAGAQIFIEVSIHVAPDLNIEQAHIISDKIEEEIKVAVKRAEVHVHVEPEHNGLQNES